A genomic region of Papaver somniferum cultivar HN1 chromosome 7, ASM357369v1, whole genome shotgun sequence contains the following coding sequences:
- the LOC113298052 gene encoding zinc finger BED domain-containing protein DAYSLEEPER-like, whose amino-acid sequence MEPKSMMEIVAVIDPVDGGLGSSEKGNVTPAAKPRKKSMTSLYLKFFETAPDGKSRSCKFCKQSYSIATATGNLGRHLNHRHPGYDTVSSSSPQPITTVSKRAPSQVKNCSTVDFDHVNWLLLRWLIGNSIPPSIFEDTWLSNSFKFANSVVQLWSVERFQTVIVEIFRSMREDVKASLEHVNSKISITLDFWTSYEQIFYMSVTGHWIDANWSLHKVLLDVSHVPYPCVSSDIYHTLVKVLKMYNIENRILSCTHDNSSNAIHACHTLQEDLDAQKSVAFCFIPCAARTLNLIIEDGLQTAKPVISKIREFVLEMNTSVEISSDFNHTTSAYQEGSWKFPIDASTRWSGNYTMLDIVRRASKSMDAVIRKREESLGSRNMLLSTKEIVAINNLHQYLEPFHKTTNNMCTSKVPTVGLVLFFMDHIVETIASCRDSRHNPDWLKNAAEDMAKKARSYNSQVHNVYTYMAAILDPRIKGELIPENLNLESYLEEARNHFLRSYSTIHFPTLANGYNPQDNEDGGSVSFAEEIARKRRRVNMTASTDELSQYLCEPPSSFTTDVLDWWKGNSSRYPRLSVMARDFLAVQPTSVSPDELFCRKGDEIDKQKYCLPHASTQPVLSIRAWIENGFKLRYRTTEVDFEKLMVSGTSMATTSAFDSGATVSDGKAKQG is encoded by the exons ATGGAACCCAAAAGCATGATGGAAATAGTAGCAGTCATCGACCCAGTAGATGGTGGTCTAGGTTCGTCAGAGAAGGGAAATGTAACTCCTGCAGCAAAACCAAGAAAAAAGTCAATGACGTCTTTGTATCTCAAGTTCTTTGAAACCGCTCCTGATGGGAAGAGTCGAAGTTGCAAATTCTGCAAGCAAAGTTATTCTATTGCAACAGCCACTG GGAATTTGGGAAGGCATTTGAATCATCGCCATCCCGGATATGATACCGTCTCCAGCTCATCGCCGCAGCCCATCACTACTGTATCGAAGAGGGCCCCGTCTCAAGTCAAAAATTGTAGCACGGTTGATTTTGACCATGTAAACTGGTTACTACTCAGGTGGCTCATCGGTAATTCTATTCCACCCTCTATATTCGAAGATACGTGGCTATCAAACTCTTTCAAATTTGCCAATTCCGTTGTTCAATTATGGTCAGTCGAAAGGTTTCAAACTGTCATTGTGGAAATATTCAGAAGTATGCGGGAAGATGTAAAGGCTTCATTAGAACATGTTAACTCTAAAATATCAATCACCCTTGATTTCTGGACTTCCTACGAACAAATCTTCTATATGAGCGTCACCGGTCACTGGATTGATGCAAACTGGTCCCTGCACAAGGTTCTTCTGGATGTTTCACACGTACCTTATCCATGTGTTAGCTCTGATATCTACCACACTCTTGTGAAAGTCCTGAAGATGTACAACATTGAGAACAGGATTCTCTCCTGCACCCATGACAACAGTTCGAATGCCATCCATGCTTGTCACACACTTCAAGAAGAtttagatgctcagaaatcagtGGCCTTCTGCTTTATTCCCTGTGCCGCTCGAACACTGAACCTAATCATAGAGGACGGACTACAAACTGCAAAACCCGTGATATCTAAAATACGGGAGTTCGTACTCGAGATGAACACATCTGTAGAAATCTCATCCGATTTCAACCACACAACATCAGCATATCAAGAAGGTTCATGGAAGTTCCCTATCGATGCTTCAACTCGTTGGAGTGGCAATTATACAATGCTTGATATAGTGCGCAGG GCCTCTAAATCCATGGATGCTGTTATAAGAAAGAGGGAAGAATCTCTGGGTAGTAGGAACATGCTCCTGAGCACCAAGGAGATAGTTGCTATCAACAATTTGCACCAATACCTTGAGCCATTCCACAAGACCACTAACAACATGTGCACAAGCAAAGTCCCAACTGTTGGGTTGGTACTATTCTTTATGGATCATATTGTCGAGACGATTGCTTCTTGCAGGGATTCCCGTCACAACCCAGACTGGCTAAAGAATGCTGCTGAGGACATGGCGAAAAAGGCTAGGAGTTACAACAGCCAGGTACATAATGTCTACACTTACATGGCTGCAATACTCGATCCAAGGATCAAGGGTGAACTTATCCCAGAAAATCTCAACCTGGAAAGCTATCTCGAAGAGGCAAGGAACCACTTCCTGAGGAGTTACTCGACCATCCATTTTCCAACACTGGCTAATGGATACAATCCTCAGGACAATGAAGATGGAGGCAGTGTATCTTTTGCGGAAGAGATTGCTCGGAAAAGACGCAGAGTTAACATGACTGCGTCTACAGATGAACTCAGCCAGTATTTGTGTGAGCCTCCATCTTCCTTCACTACAGATGTTTTAGACTGGTGGAAGGGAAACAGTTCAAGGTATCCACGATTATCTGTCATGGCTCGAGATTTCCTGGCAGTCCAACCAACCTCAGTTTCACCTGATGAGCTTTTCTGCAGAAAAGGTGATGAAATTGATAAACAAAAGTATTGTCTTCCCCATGCAAGTACACAACCAGTGTTGTCCATTAGGGCATGGATTGAAAATGGGTTCAAGTTGAGGTACCGGACGACGGAGGTCGACTTTGAAAAGCTTATGGTATCTGGTACTTCTATGGCCACAACTTCTGCTTTTGATAGTGGTGCTACAGTTTCAGATGGTAAAGCAAAGCAAGGGTAA